The sequence ATTGGACGGCCAAACTGAATCCGCTGCTGCGCATACGCTAATGCCCGCTCGTAAGCACCCATTGCCACCCCAGTCATTGCCCAGGCGACAGCAGCACGGGTAATCGCTAATTGACGGGCAACACCACGAAACCCCCCCACGTTAGGTAAGCGGTTGGCTTCAGGTACTCGACATCCATTCAGGCGGATATTGGCGTTCTGTACAGTACGTAAGGCAATTTTGCCCTCTAACCGTTCGACTTCGTAACCAGCCATACCACGCTCGACAATGAAACCCTGTACCTGGTTGCTGGAAACATCACGCGCCCAAATAATGTTGACATCGGCAATCGGTGCGTTGCCACTCCATTTCTTAGCGCCATCAAGCACCCAAAAGCCACGCTCGAAACGAGCAGTCGTTGTTAAACCGGCAGCAGTGGCCGAACCAACGTCGGGCTCGGTTAATGCCCACGATCCAATCAGCTCAAAACGTTGCAGCGGGGGTAACCAGCGCTGTTTTTGTTCGGGTGAGCCGAAGAGATCGATTGATCCCATGCAAAGACCCCAGTGTACACCAAAAAAGGTGTAGATAGAGGGATCGACTCTGGCCATTTCCATGCAGGCCACACCGGTTAGTACCGGACCAAGCGCATCAATCGTATACGGACGTGAACCGACAGTCTCGGCAATGAGACGGGCAAAATCTGGTACGATTTCGTGAGGAAATTCACCCCGTTCCCAATAGTTGTTTGCCAATGGACGGATTCGCTCTTCCATGTATGTGCGAATCTTTTGCTGAATAGCCCGCTCTTCAGGAGAAAGTTCGGCCAGAATCTCGTAGAAATCACTGTTAATCGGTGGTACGCGCTTGGGTCGCCGTTTGGTTGTGATACTTTTCCACAACAGGCCAATCTCTTGTGGCGTGACACTACGTAAGGCACGAATGGTATCAAACAAGGGGACATTTACGTGATGAAACAGGCGCGTGAGGCTTGCGGGAAGAGTTACAAGCGCCATAATTGCCTCCTATTCGTCGTTGACGTGATAAGCAACCTCATTGTTTTTGGAAATACATCTAATGAACAAAGAGAATGACGCGGTGCGTCATTATGAGTGTAACATGGCAACACTATCTATGTCAATGACAATTCTGACATCACAGAGACTTTTCAATGTCTTCATCTTATTTGGCAACGGTGGGGTGAGGAGAGCGGGAAGAGAAAAGAAAGGTGAGCAGAGAAGCGGGTTCATCACCGATCCGCTGTGCGTGCGGAGGTACACCTCTCATCATGTCCGTCACCGCAGCAGTAAGACGGTGAGGGGTATCAGCCACGCAACGCACAACGCGGGCGAGAGACCTGCGATCCCGGGCGATTGCACGGGGCAAGACTCTAACTTTATGGCAGATTCAGGCGCGCCAGCACCCACACAAATCGCTCAGCAGCCCAAAAACCAAGGGTGCGACAACCAAGAATAATATCATCATCGGTTGTTTCGACGAACAGGTACACCCGCGGCGCTAATCCGAAGCAAATACCGGTCAGGCTACTAATACAGACTTGTAGTGCTGACAACTGGGCTGGTTGCATTGCCCAACCAATCTCAACCACGTCACGAGTGGCAAAACAGGTTGCTGCGGCAGCCACAACCTGACCGTTCTCCGCTCGAATCCCGGACGCCGGACCATACACTGGGTGCCATGCCTGCCAGTCTGCCGTTATCGCCCGCAATGGCGTGAGATCGTCAGCAATATTGGCCGGCAAACGCTGTGCAATGACGTGAGCCACGGGACGAAACGTTTCTGGTTCGGCGACCATCTGATACAGCAATTGAACATTCTCAATCTTTACCAGTCTGTCCACAGATGACAGACTAGCTACCGGTAAGAGCATCCCAAACGTATGTTGCTGTAACTCCGGTTCAGCCGTGCTCAGTGCGTGCAGCAGAGGAGGAAGTGCACCAGGGAAGTCAACTGTAAAAGCTAGGCGCACGAGGGGGAGATCACGCCGGATCGAGACTACACCAACGACGGTGTCATTGCTGAATGCGACCAATGTGAACGAATGCGTTCGCAGATAGGTTATTTGCGCCAGATTGATGGCGTTACGATACGGCGAACGACGTAAGAATGCCAGTACTGCAGGATAGTTTTCGGTGTCGAGCTGAGAAACTGACAATGGCATACTGTTCTCTGAATAAGGTAACCGGTCAGGTAGTTTCTCTACAGTGTTTGTTCTGTGTAACTTATCGCATATCATATCAAATTCTTTATTATCAACGAACACCACTAGTAAGAGCCTGGAACTCGCTCCAGATGGCGTGCTCCTAAGATGGGAGCAGGTTCCACCGCTACCACTGAAGCGCGCAGACCACTGGCCCGCGTTGTGTAGTACGCGGTTGGACATTATCGTTTGGCGTATCAGCACCCTACCCTCCACAAGCGAGGGGTGGGGTAGTGAACCCGACTGACAATGTAGTGACATGTATGATTGGTGAGACAACAGGAGAACCACTGTCGGAACGGGAAGTTGCACGGCCATCCACATACTGCGAATGGTCTGCGAATCGATCCATCTCTCTCTCCCTCCTCCCACTGTCGGATAAAGTGAACGCACTGAATCGCCTAATCCGTGCATAGAATGGTTGACGGTCTGCGCTACAATCGTCTACAATAACGCAAGGAAGAACGTTTCTACATTAAGGTATCGGCTGTTATCCAGGCCACACTCTTATGCAAAAACTAACTGCTGCTCAAATTCGCGAAACATTTATCTCGTTCTTTGTTCGTCATGGTCATACCCATGTTCCCAGCTCGTCGCTGGTCGTCGCCGACGATCCGACATTGCTGTTTACCAATTCAGGCATGGTGCAATTTAAAGATGTCTTCCTGGGTCGCGAGCAGCGGCCCTACCGCCGTGCTGTTACCGCCCAAAAATGCTTGCGGGTAAGTGGGAAGCACAACGATCTTGAAGAGGTAGGACCATCACCACGGCACCACACCTTCTTTGAGATGTTAGGAAACTTTTCGTTCGGCGACTATTTCAAAGCTGAGGCGATTGCATTTGCGTGGAAATTATTAACTGAAGAGTTTAAACTACCGGTTGAACGCCTCTGGTTTACCGTCTTCGCCGGGGATGATGAAGTACCACCCGACGATGAAGCGGCTGCACTGTGGATTGCTCAAGGTGTCGATCCGTCGCGTGTCTTGCGTTTTGGTCGCAAAGACAACTTCTGGGTAATGGGAGACACCGGTCCCTGTGGGCCTTGCTCGGAAATTACCATGTACATTGGCGATGATCTGAGCCAGATGCGCGCCGAGGGCGTGAATTCCGATGATCCCAATTACGTCGAAATCTGGAATAACGTGTTTATGCAGTATGACCGCGCCACAATGCAGCCGCTCCCCCGTCCATCGGTTGATACCGGCATGGGACTAGAGCGGATGGCGATGGTGATGCAGGGTGTCCATAGCACGTATGAAACTGATCTGTTTGTAGCAATTATCAATCAGATTATCAAGACCCGTGGCAGCGATGAGCAGCACTATCAGGCTCACCGTAGCGCATATCGTGCGATTGCCGATCACGCACGAGCAATTGCCTTTCTGATCGCCGATGGCGTCTTGCCAGGCAATTTGGGCCGAGCGTATGTCTTACGGCGTATTCTCCGTCGGGCTGCATATCAGGGACGAACTATCGGCTTCGAGCGACCTTTCCTGGCCGACATCATTACAACTGTCATTGAGCAGATGGGCGATGCCTACCCTGAACTGGTCAAGCGACGTGAATTTATTTTGAGTGCGGCAGACCAGGAAGAGCGCCAATTTTTACGCACCCTGAGCGGCGGTCTTGCGCGCTTGCACGGTGTCATCGAGCAGGTGCGGTTGCGCGGTGAGAAGGTTATTCCAGGCAATGATGCCTTTGTGCTGAAAGATACGTATGGGTTCCCCCTCGATCTAACTCAGAAGATCGCCGCTGAACACGGCTTGACCGTTGATGAAGCGGGCTATGAAGCGGCAATGGCAGAGCAACGGGCACGCTCACGAGCGGCTGCAACCAGTAAACGCAGTGGCGAGGCCGAACTGTGGGCCGAACTTGATCTTCCTGCTACACATTTTGCTGGCTATGAGCGGCTGAGCGATCGGGCAACGGTAATTGGGATGCTGGTCGATGGCGAGGCATTACCCACTGTTAGCGCTGGCCGCCAGGTGCAGATTGTGCTTGATACCACACCCTTTTATGCCGAGAGTGGCGGTCAGGTAGGTGATACTGGCCTGCTTGTTGGGCCGGAAGGCTCAGTGCAAATCGAAGATACGCGCCGTCCGTTGCCAGGTCTTATTGTTCATTATGGGCGTGTTGTAAGTGGACAGATTCGTGTTGGCGATCAGGTACAAGCGACGGTCGATATAGTGCGGCGAGCTGATATTCAACGCAACCATACCGCTACGCATATGCTTCAGCGCGCTTTGCGTGACATTCTTGGGGAACATGCTGCACAGGCAGGATCACTAGTCGCACCTGACCGGCTACGCTTTGACTTTACCCATACCAAAGCGGTTGATCCCGAAGAATTGCGCGAGGTTGAACGTCGGCTCAATATATGGGTACGGGCAAATACGACCGTCCGTTGGGAAATCACCGGCTATCAGGAAGCCATAGCACGTGGCGCGATTGCCTTGTTCGGCGAGAAATACGGTGATACCGTTCGCGTAGTAACCATCGAACGTGGTCAAGCATCTGCTGAGGGCGAGTACGCTTCACGCGATAGCCTGGAATTGTGTGGCGGTACGCACGTCACTCGCACCGGTGAGATCGGTTTTGTGCGGATCGTTAGCGAAGGAAGCATCGGGAGTGGTATCCGTCGTATTGAAGCACTTACCGGGCGTGGCGCCGAGCTGTGGGTCGAGCAACAGGCACAGGCACTGCGCGATCTGGCTGCCCGGATCAACGCGCAACCAGCGCAACTGGCTGAACGGATCGAGGCATTGCTGGCCGAGCATCGCCAGCGCAAGCAGGAACTTGAAGCACTGCGGAGTAAACTGGCTCGTGAGCAGCTCGATGTATTACTGGGTCGCGTACAACACATTGCCGGTGTACCATTGCTGGCTGCCGAAGTAGAGGCGGATTCGGTTGATCGGTTACGTGAAATGGGTGAATATCTGCGTGACAAACTCGGTAGCGCAGTGGTCGTGTTGGGTACCCTGATCAATGGCAAACCGCAACTGCTCACTATCGTAACCCCTGATCTGGTACGCCGTGGGTTGAATGCGGTGCAACTGGTTAAGCCATTGGCTGCAATGGTAGGTGGCGGTGGTGGCGGTCGACCAGAGATAGCTCAAGCCGGTGGACGCAACCCTGAGCAACTGACCGCAGCTATCGGCGCTGCGGCTGACGTATTGGCCGGACAAGCTGGCTAACGATCGCGATGGTAAGGGATGCGGAGGCAGTGAGCGATCACACTGTCTAGACACGCAACTATAACTCTTGTGAGCGTATAATCGGGAGAGGCTATGATCACCGATGAAACGGCGCTGGTTTTTGCGCTACCAGACGACACAGCCGAGTCGTTGATGAAAAGGGTACGCGCTACCCACGCTGCGAACGTGCAAATTCTGGCCCCTGAAGGCACGGTGGCCCTGCAGCGAGTCGCCGAAACAGATACGTTACGAGATCTGGCACAGGCTGCTGGTATTGGACTAACGATTATTAGTTCAGACCCGAAGATTCTCAAGGCCGCCCGCCAGAGCCAGTTAGCGACTATCGAAATAACCGGTGCGCACGTGCAAGCACCTTCGCCACCGCCTCCGCTATTGCCCGCTGAGGATGTGCCTGCTGAAGATTTAGAGTTTCTGGCTGCGCTCGACGAGTTGACAGCAGGCAGAAGGAATACTGATCTATTTGCATCATCCACTGCCCCGACGAAAGCTGCTGGGGCAGAGACGCGACCTGTCGCAGCTCCAGAAACGCGCCCCGTGTCGCTGACTTCTGAAGGACCAGCGGCAGCACCATCTGCGATGGGCGACGACGATCTCGAATTCTTCGATGCACTCGACGATCTGTCCGCAGCGTTTGAGCAGGAGCGTACCGGTACTCCGCCACCACCGATTCCAGCGACCTCTCGGGCAAGAGAACCATTATCACGGGTACGGCCAGAAGATATTCAGCTTTCTGATGAAGAGATCGCCCACGCTAGCCAGATCGGTCAACGCAGCAGTGCTGATCGGACCCAACGTACCACCGCTGCCACCCAGCGCGAACCGCGGCGCATGGCGACTCCTACGCCATCATCGGGTCGTACTGCAACACCATCACCGTCGCGACGCACGATCGCACCACTTGAATCGCGCCTCTTCAGAGTGCTGTTGGGGCTCCTGATAGTGATAGTAGTGTTGGCCGGTATCTTGCTGGTTGTAACCCAAAGTGTGACCATTGTTGTCCGCTTACCGGTGCAAGCCGAAACGCCTATCGTCGGTTTGGCTATCCCACTAGTGCCGGTTACTGCGACAACCTCCGGCGCAGTGGCTGCTGAACCCATTGAAACAACAGTTGCCATCAGTATTAGAGGAGAAGTAACCGAAGGTGTCTTGACACCAATCAGCAGCGCTGCCGGTACCGTTACCCTCTTGAATCTGAATGCACAACCGATCACCATCCCAGCCGGTAGTGAATTCGTCGCTTTTGGCTCAAACAATCAGCCGATTCCGTTCATCAGCACAACGGATGTTACCATTCCTGGCGCTACAACGACCCGCAGCGGTAACCAGATTATTACCACCCTTGGCGAGGCATCGGTGCCAATTGAAGCTCGCTCGCCGGGTAGTGCTTCCAATATTGCAGCCAATACGATACGTGAATTGCGTATTCCTGGTGGCCCGACCATTGATCTCACCAGTGGCGTACTGACCATCAGGCACGATGCCATCGGCGGCGGCACCGACGAAGAAGTACGAGTGATCAAAGAGAGTGATGTTCGTCGTTACCTGGCCCAGGCGCTTACCGACCTCGACCAGGAAGCTCGTCGGCAACTTGATGGCCTAGCAATCGCCCGCAATTTACGCCTGGAACCAACCACCGTCTCGCCAAGCCGGGCTGAACTCGAACAATTGGCGGGATTCGAACTCATCGTTGATCCACCGGTTGGCACGTCGTTACCGCGTGATAATCCATTCTTCACTATCACTGTTCAATCACGTTATAGTGGTCTGGCAGTTCGCAGTGATACAACATCGTTCCAACGTCAGTTGGCCGATGCGTTTAACGCCCAACTGATTCAGAATGGACAATTGCGACCGGGCACCTGTCGGGCAGCTTTTGTACAAGGATGGCATTGGGACGGCGCTACGCTCCGCGTTGATGGTGGTATTGGCCCGGACCCAGCCTGCGACAACGAACTCGATCCGGCAACCAGAGCAGCAATCCAAAACGCGGTATTGGGGCGTACCCGTGCTGAAGCTGAAGCAGCACTGCGAGAACTGGTAGCAAACGGGCGATTAGCCGGATTTGAATTGCCGGATGGAGTTGAGCGATTCCCCGGTTGGAGCTGGCAATTACGGATACGACATGAATGAACAAACAATTCTCGCCCTTGATGTCGGTGAACGGCGAATTGGTGTTGCGATTAGCAGCGTAGAAGCCGGCATTGCTGCACCACTAACGACCATTGCGGCCTATCCCCCCGAACGAGCAATCGCACAGATTGCCCGGCTGGTTCACGAACGCAATGTCTGTCGGGTTGTCGTGGGGCTACCTTTGACAATGCGTGGCGAACGTGGCCCACAGGCGGAAGTCGTGCAGCGATTCGCCGATGCACTGCGCACCTGTTTACCCTGCCCGGTTGAGATGTTTGACGAACGCCTGACCAGTGTTGCTGCCGAGCAGATGCTGCGCAATTTGGGTCTGAAGCCAACCAAAATCAAAGCTCAGATAGATCAGGTAGCCGCATCAATCATCCTGCAAGATTATCTCGATGCTCAACGCACCAATGCAGATCAGACATATGAAGCTCCGCATTCGTCAGATTGACGCAGCAGAAACTCGTCCCTTGCGCCAGCGTATTCTGCGCCCCCATCAAACCATCGCCGAATTGGTTTATCCTGGCGATGATCATCCACAGGCGCTGCACCTCGGTGCCTTCGTCGCCGAACAACTAACCGGTATTGCTTCGTTCACTCCCGAACCATGCCCTGATGTACCAGCCCGTGCAGCGTGGCGGTTACGTGGGATGGGTGTCTTACCGGACGTTCAACGACAGGGATACGGGACAGCACTATTAGATGTTGGAATTAATTATGTAAAACAAAATGGCGGTGATCTGGTCTGGTGTCATGGACGCACGAGCGTGCTCCCGTTCTACCTGAGCTACGGTTTCGCAACGCATGGCAATGAGTTTGTTGTCCCCCACACCGGACCACACTACATGTTGTTGTATTGGATCAGGTGAGAGACAGAGTTCCAATCACAAAATGTAGCCACGCTTGCGGGCTACTTCTTCTTTGTGTTTGCGGAATAGCACATCACGCTCAACCCCTTTTAGCTCACGACTGTAGGTAGACAGGATGCGTTCAACTTCCGCGTCGATCTCCTCTTCAATCTTGAGATCGGCTACAATCGCGTCGTAGATCGCTTTGACCCGCAATGCTCGCCCATCACTTGGACGTTGGCCGGGCTGATCACGGTAGACTAACAACCCACGTTCGGCCAGTTCATCGTGGAGTCGTTCGGCAATTCGACGTACTTTATCTTCGCTCAGCCGCATAGCGCTCCTCTCAGCGGTGCGTATATCTCAACAGGCCAATATGATTCAGATTGCAAGTGTAGCATATCCTCAACATCATGGCTCGAACAAATACAAGTCTGTAGTCATGACGTTTAAGATACCATTATTTAGATCATCCGAACACGTCATTCCACACCAACCTGGAATATTTCGCATCCTCTTACGGAACCGGTAGAAGAGGTTCCCAGCCA comes from Chloroflexus sp. Y-396-1 and encodes:
- a CDS encoding acyl-CoA dehydrogenase family protein, yielding MALVTLPASLTRLFHHVNVPLFDTIRALRSVTPQEIGLLWKSITTKRRPKRVPPINSDFYEILAELSPEERAIQQKIRTYMEERIRPLANNYWERGEFPHEIVPDFARLIAETVGSRPYTIDALGPVLTGVACMEMARVDPSIYTFFGVHWGLCMGSIDLFGSPEQKQRWLPPLQRFELIGSWALTEPDVGSATAAGLTTTARFERGFWVLDGAKKWSGNAPIADVNIIWARDVSSNQVQGFIVERGMAGYEVERLEGKIALRTVQNANIRLNGCRVPEANRLPNVGGFRGVARQLAITRAAVAWAMTGVAMGAYERALAYAQQRIQFGRPIGSFQLVQNSLVQMLANVTAMQTMCLRMSQIAARNGKISQEQASLAKVFCGEKMRETVALARAVLGGNGILLEHEVARYFADAEALYSYEGTHEMNTLIVGRAITGISAFV
- the alaS gene encoding alanine--tRNA ligase translates to MQKLTAAQIRETFISFFVRHGHTHVPSSSLVVADDPTLLFTNSGMVQFKDVFLGREQRPYRRAVTAQKCLRVSGKHNDLEEVGPSPRHHTFFEMLGNFSFGDYFKAEAIAFAWKLLTEEFKLPVERLWFTVFAGDDEVPPDDEAAALWIAQGVDPSRVLRFGRKDNFWVMGDTGPCGPCSEITMYIGDDLSQMRAEGVNSDDPNYVEIWNNVFMQYDRATMQPLPRPSVDTGMGLERMAMVMQGVHSTYETDLFVAIINQIIKTRGSDEQHYQAHRSAYRAIADHARAIAFLIADGVLPGNLGRAYVLRRILRRAAYQGRTIGFERPFLADIITTVIEQMGDAYPELVKRREFILSAADQEERQFLRTLSGGLARLHGVIEQVRLRGEKVIPGNDAFVLKDTYGFPLDLTQKIAAEHGLTVDEAGYEAAMAEQRARSRAAATSKRSGEAELWAELDLPATHFAGYERLSDRATVIGMLVDGEALPTVSAGRQVQIVLDTTPFYAESGGQVGDTGLLVGPEGSVQIEDTRRPLPGLIVHYGRVVSGQIRVGDQVQATVDIVRRADIQRNHTATHMLQRALRDILGEHAAQAGSLVAPDRLRFDFTHTKAVDPEELREVERRLNIWVRANTTVRWEITGYQEAIARGAIALFGEKYGDTVRVVTIERGQASAEGEYASRDSLELCGGTHVTRTGEIGFVRIVSEGSIGSGIRRIEALTGRGAELWVEQQAQALRDLAARINAQPAQLAERIEALLAEHRQRKQELEALRSKLAREQLDVLLGRVQHIAGVPLLAAEVEADSVDRLREMGEYLRDKLGSAVVVLGTLINGKPQLLTIVTPDLVRRGLNAVQLVKPLAAMVGGGGGGRPEIAQAGGRNPEQLTAAIGAAADVLAGQAG
- the ruvX gene encoding Holliday junction resolvase RuvX, which translates into the protein MNEQTILALDVGERRIGVAISSVEAGIAAPLTTIAAYPPERAIAQIARLVHERNVCRVVVGLPLTMRGERGPQAEVVQRFADALRTCLPCPVEMFDERLTSVAAEQMLRNLGLKPTKIKAQIDQVAASIILQDYLDAQRTNADQTYEAPHSSD
- a CDS encoding GNAT family N-acetyltransferase; this encodes MKLRIRQIDAAETRPLRQRILRPHQTIAELVYPGDDHPQALHLGAFVAEQLTGIASFTPEPCPDVPARAAWRLRGMGVLPDVQRQGYGTALLDVGINYVKQNGGDLVWCHGRTSVLPFYLSYGFATHGNEFVVPHTGPHYMLLYWIR
- a CDS encoding DUF507 family protein, yielding MRTAERSAMRLSEDKVRRIAERLHDELAERGLLVYRDQPGQRPSDGRALRVKAIYDAIVADLKIEEEIDAEVERILSTYSRELKGVERDVLFRKHKEEVARKRGYIL